One Longimicrobium sp. genomic window carries:
- a CDS encoding tetratricopeptide repeat protein: MTTEARIAALRKMLEAHPDDPRPRFGLALEYEKEERWEDVVEALRAYLARTDDEGNAWGRLGTALRHLGRDDEAREAYQKGIEAANRHGHPTMAGEFEDVLDAW, encoded by the coding sequence GTGACGACGGAAGCGCGAATCGCAGCGCTCAGGAAGATGCTGGAAGCCCATCCCGACGACCCGCGGCCCCGGTTCGGGCTGGCGCTGGAGTATGAAAAGGAGGAGCGCTGGGAGGATGTGGTCGAAGCCCTGCGCGCCTACCTGGCGCGCACCGACGACGAGGGCAACGCGTGGGGGAGGCTGGGCACCGCGCTGCGCCACCTTGGCCGCGACGACGAGGCGCGCGAGGCGTATCAAAAGGGGATCGAGGCGGCCAACCGCCACGGGCACCCCACCATGGCGGGCGAGTTCGAGGACGTGCTCGACGCGTGGTGA